One stretch of Saccharomonospora xinjiangensis XJ-54 DNA includes these proteins:
- the gatC gene encoding Asp-tRNA(Asn)/Glu-tRNA(Gln) amidotransferase subunit GatC codes for MSNISRDEVAHLARLARMAVTEEELDVFAGQLDQILDAVAKVAEVASDDIPPMSHAVPLTNTFRDDEIRPGLSQQEALAGAPAAEDGRFRVPRILGEEQ; via the coding sequence GTGTCGAACATTTCCCGCGACGAGGTCGCGCATTTGGCCAGGCTGGCGAGGATGGCCGTCACCGAGGAAGAACTGGACGTCTTCGCGGGCCAGCTGGACCAGATCCTGGACGCGGTGGCGAAGGTGGCCGAAGTCGCCTCCGACGACATTCCGCCCATGTCGCACGCCGTTCCGCTGACGAACACCTTCCGTGACGACGAGATCCGTCCCGGCCTGAGCCAGCAGGAGGCGCTGGCAGGCGCTCCGGCTGCGGAGGACGGCAGGTTCCGGGTGCCACGCATTCTTGGGGAAGAGCAGTGA
- a CDS encoding GNAT family N-acetyltransferase translates to MTDIVVRVARPEEITEVGEMTVAAYRVNGYLDDPDGQVYTRSLRDAARRAEHAHLLVAVDGADELVGTATVAEAGSALAEMCGEGEAELRMVAVPEHARGRGVGEALTRAAMELAADRGAKRMVLCSLDTMTAAHRLYERLGFERVPSRDWHTPSGLPLVAFTKEL, encoded by the coding sequence ATGACTGACATCGTCGTGCGCGTGGCGCGGCCGGAGGAGATCACCGAAGTGGGTGAGATGACCGTTGCCGCGTACCGGGTGAACGGCTATCTCGACGACCCCGACGGCCAGGTGTACACGCGGTCGCTGCGCGACGCCGCGCGGCGCGCCGAGCACGCCCACCTTCTCGTTGCCGTCGATGGCGCCGACGAGCTGGTGGGCACGGCCACCGTGGCCGAGGCAGGTTCCGCGCTGGCCGAGATGTGCGGTGAGGGCGAGGCGGAGTTGCGCATGGTCGCCGTGCCCGAGCACGCCAGGGGGCGCGGTGTGGGGGAGGCGTTGACGCGGGCGGCGATGGAGTTGGCCGCCGATCGTGGCGCGAAGCGCATGGTGCTGTGCAGCCTCGACACGATGACAGCGGCGCACCGCCTTTACGAACGCCTCGGCTTCGAGCGCGTTCCCTCTCGCGACTGGCACACACCCTCGGGACTTCCGCTGGTGGCGTTCACCAAGGAACTCTGA
- the ligA gene encoding NAD-dependent DNA ligase LigA — MSTEDLAASDELAEAGSVEGSAREAVGGADIEDIKDVPVEVRERHTALADEVRGHQFRYYVLDAPTISDAEFDRKLRELESLEAEHPALVTPDSPTQQVGGMFSTEFNAYDHLERMLSLDNAFDLDELMAWIERVEREIGGGTRYLCELKVDGLAVNLLYEKGRLTRALTRGDGRTGEDVTLNVRTLQDVPDTLTATAGFDVPDLVEVRGEVYFRVEEFADLNAQLVAAGRSPFANPRNAAAGSLRQKDPKVTRTRPLRLICHGLGRRSGFDPVRQSEAYDALAAWGLPVSEYSKVIDSPEGLVEHIRYWGEHRHDASYEIDGVVIKVDDVALQRRLGATSRAPRWAIAYKYPPEEANTTLLDIRVNVGRTGRVTPYAVMEPVKVAGSTVAMATLHNAEEVKRKGVLIGDRVVIRKAGDVIPEVLGPVVDVRTGSEREFVMPTHCPECGTPLRYEKEGDVDIRCPNARSCPAQLRERLFHLAGRGAFDIEVLGYEAAGALLQSGVITDEGDVFDLDEEKLSRVDLFVTKAGALSANGRRLLDNLDSAKDRPLWKVLVGLSIRHVGPTAAQALAREFGSVDAIDAADEQRLADVDGVGPTIAHAVREWFAIDWHREIVEKWRRAGVRMEAERDTSVPRHLEGLSIVVTGSLNEFSRDEAKEAIMVRGGKAAGSVSKKTAFVVVGDAPGSKYDKAIQLKVPVLNEDGFRVLLDDGPEAAREVAENPPD, encoded by the coding sequence GTGAGCACTGAGGACCTGGCGGCGAGCGACGAGCTGGCCGAGGCCGGCTCGGTCGAGGGCAGCGCCCGGGAGGCCGTGGGCGGCGCCGATATCGAGGACATCAAGGACGTGCCCGTCGAGGTGCGGGAGCGGCACACCGCGCTGGCGGACGAAGTCCGGGGCCACCAGTTCCGGTACTACGTGCTGGACGCGCCCACGATCTCCGACGCCGAGTTCGACCGGAAGCTGCGCGAGCTGGAGAGCCTTGAGGCCGAGCATCCCGCGCTCGTCACGCCCGACTCGCCCACCCAGCAGGTCGGCGGCATGTTCTCCACGGAGTTCAACGCCTACGACCACCTCGAACGCATGCTGAGCCTCGACAACGCGTTCGACCTCGACGAGCTCATGGCCTGGATCGAGCGGGTCGAGAGGGAGATCGGCGGGGGCACCCGGTATCTCTGCGAACTCAAGGTGGACGGCCTGGCCGTCAACCTCCTGTACGAGAAGGGCAGGCTCACCCGAGCGCTCACCAGGGGCGACGGCCGGACAGGGGAAGACGTCACACTCAACGTCCGGACGTTGCAGGACGTGCCGGACACGCTGACGGCCACGGCCGGGTTCGACGTGCCAGACCTCGTCGAGGTGCGCGGCGAGGTGTATTTCCGGGTCGAGGAGTTCGCCGACCTCAACGCCCAGCTCGTGGCCGCGGGCAGGTCGCCGTTCGCCAACCCGCGCAACGCCGCCGCCGGTTCGCTGAGGCAGAAGGACCCCAAGGTCACCCGCACAAGGCCGCTCCGGCTGATCTGCCACGGCCTCGGCAGGCGCTCGGGGTTCGACCCGGTGCGCCAGTCGGAGGCGTACGACGCGCTGGCGGCGTGGGGGCTGCCCGTGTCCGAGTACAGCAAGGTGATCGACTCGCCAGAGGGGCTCGTCGAGCACATCCGCTACTGGGGAGAGCACCGGCACGACGCCTCCTACGAGATCGACGGCGTCGTCATCAAGGTGGACGACGTGGCGCTGCAACGGAGGCTCGGCGCGACGTCGCGGGCTCCCCGCTGGGCCATCGCCTACAAGTACCCGCCCGAAGAAGCCAACACGACGCTGCTCGACATCCGGGTCAACGTCGGCCGCACGGGCAGGGTCACGCCGTACGCCGTCATGGAGCCGGTGAAAGTCGCCGGTTCCACAGTCGCGATGGCGACACTGCACAACGCGGAGGAGGTCAAACGCAAGGGCGTCCTCATCGGCGACCGCGTGGTGATCCGCAAGGCAGGCGACGTGATTCCCGAGGTTCTCGGCCCCGTCGTGGACGTGCGCACCGGGTCGGAACGCGAGTTCGTCATGCCCACCCACTGCCCCGAATGCGGCACCCCGCTGCGGTACGAGAAGGAAGGCGACGTCGATATCCGGTGCCCGAACGCGCGGTCGTGTCCCGCTCAACTGCGGGAACGGCTGTTCCACCTCGCCGGCCGGGGTGCGTTCGACATCGAGGTGCTCGGGTACGAGGCCGCGGGTGCGTTGCTCCAGTCCGGTGTGATCACGGACGAGGGTGACGTGTTCGATCTCGACGAGGAGAAGCTGTCGCGGGTCGATCTGTTCGTCACCAAGGCCGGCGCGCTGTCGGCCAACGGCAGGCGGCTGCTCGACAACCTCGACTCGGCGAAGGACCGTCCGTTGTGGAAGGTGCTGGTCGGGTTGTCGATCCGGCATGTGGGCCCGACGGCGGCGCAGGCGCTCGCGCGCGAGTTCGGATCGGTCGATGCCATCGACGCCGCCGACGAGCAACGCCTCGCCGACGTTGACGGCGTCGGCCCCACCATCGCGCATGCCGTGCGGGAGTGGTTCGCGATCGACTGGCATCGCGAGATCGTGGAGAAGTGGCGTCGTGCCGGGGTGCGCATGGAGGCCGAGCGCGACACCTCTGTCCCTCGTCACCTCGAAGGTCTGTCGATCGTCGTCACGGGCTCGCTCAACGAGTTCTCCCGCGACGAGGCGAAGGAAGCGATCATGGTTCGCGGGGGCAAGGCCGCGGGCTCTGTGTCGAAGAAGACGGCGTTCGTCGTGGTGGGCGACGCGCCGGGCTCGAAGTACGACAAGGCGATTCAGCTCAAGGTGCCTGTGCTGAACGAAGACGGCTTCCGCGTGCTGCTCGACGACGGTCCCGAGGCCGCGCGCGAGGTGGCGGAGAACCCACCGGACTGA